One window from the genome of Aeromonas sp. FDAARGOS 1405 encodes:
- a CDS encoding alkene reductase codes for MSHDHLFCPLRLGQLHLANRIVMPPMTRSRASQPGDVANAMMASYYAQRAEAGLIISEGTQIDPMGKGYAWTPGIYSAEQIAGWKLVTDAVHAKGGTIFAQLWHVGRVTHPDNIGGAQPISASALPAVGVKVFVDNGSDVPGFVETVTPRAMTQADIDAVVGQFRQAARNAISAGFDGIELHAANGYLINQFLDSESNARTDSYGGSLENRLRFLKEVTEAVSSEIGADRVGVRLAPLTTLNGTVDANPQETYLAAARLLGQLNVVYLHIAEADWDDAPLMPENFKQGLRDAFPNTLIYAGKYDGKRARAALEAGWADMIGFGRPFVANPDLPNRLRHGYPLAPHDPATLFGGGEKGLTDYPVYQAEDATTSS; via the coding sequence ATGAGCCACGATCACCTGTTCTGCCCGCTGCGCCTCGGCCAGCTGCACCTTGCCAACCGCATCGTCATGCCCCCCATGACCCGCTCCCGTGCCAGTCAGCCCGGTGATGTGGCCAACGCCATGATGGCGAGCTACTACGCCCAGCGCGCCGAGGCGGGCCTGATCATCAGCGAAGGCACCCAAATCGACCCCATGGGCAAGGGCTATGCCTGGACGCCGGGCATCTACAGCGCAGAGCAGATCGCTGGCTGGAAGCTTGTAACCGATGCCGTGCACGCCAAGGGAGGCACTATCTTCGCCCAGCTCTGGCACGTGGGCCGGGTCACCCATCCGGACAACATCGGCGGTGCCCAGCCCATCTCCGCTTCAGCCCTGCCCGCAGTGGGCGTCAAGGTGTTCGTCGATAACGGCAGCGATGTGCCGGGCTTTGTCGAGACCGTCACCCCGCGCGCCATGACCCAAGCCGATATCGATGCGGTGGTGGGCCAGTTCCGTCAGGCGGCTCGCAACGCCATCAGCGCCGGTTTTGACGGCATCGAGCTGCACGCTGCCAACGGTTATCTGATCAACCAGTTCCTCGACTCCGAATCCAACGCCCGCACCGACAGCTACGGCGGATCGCTGGAAAACCGGCTGCGCTTCCTCAAAGAGGTGACCGAGGCAGTCAGCAGCGAAATCGGCGCCGATCGGGTCGGGGTGCGTCTTGCGCCACTCACCACCCTCAACGGCACCGTGGATGCCAACCCGCAGGAGACCTATCTGGCCGCCGCCCGCCTGCTGGGCCAGCTCAACGTGGTCTACCTGCACATCGCCGAAGCGGACTGGGACGATGCCCCCCTGATGCCGGAGAACTTCAAGCAGGGTCTACGGGATGCCTTCCCCAACACCCTGATCTATGCCGGCAAATATGATGGCAAGCGGGCTCGCGCCGCCCTCGAAGCGGGCTGGGCCGACATGATTGGCTTTGGCCGCCCCTTCGTTGCCAACCCGGATCTGCCGAACCGTCTGCGCCACGGCTATCCGCTGGCCCCCCACGATCCGGCCACCCTGTTTGGCGGCGGCGAGAAAGGGCTGACCGACTACCCCGTCTATCAGGCCGAGGACGCAACCACCAGCAGCTGA
- a CDS encoding HAD-IIA family hydrolase — protein MKKNVICDIDGVILHNNDLIPGADRFVHRLLEQGSKLLFLTNYPAQTQKDLQNRFRSAGIEVPEECFYTSAMGTADFLKRQDGKKAYVIGEGALTHELYKAGFTITDIDPDFVVVGETRNYNWTMMQQGAKFVDQGARFIATNPDTHGPMMHPACGALCAPIERMTGKKPFYVGKPSAWIIRAALNRMEAHSDDTIIIGDNLRTDILAGFQAGLETVLVLSGVSKVADIDRMPFRPNHIFDSVVDIDIV, from the coding sequence ATGAAGAAGAACGTCATCTGCGATATCGACGGTGTCATCCTGCACAACAACGATCTCATCCCAGGTGCTGACCGTTTCGTCCATCGCCTGCTGGAGCAGGGCAGCAAGCTCTTGTTCCTCACCAACTACCCGGCCCAGACCCAGAAAGATCTGCAAAACCGCTTCCGCTCCGCAGGTATCGAAGTGCCGGAGGAGTGCTTCTACACCTCCGCCATGGGTACCGCCGATTTCCTTAAGCGTCAGGATGGCAAGAAGGCCTATGTGATCGGTGAAGGGGCGCTGACCCACGAGCTCTACAAAGCCGGTTTCACCATCACCGATATCGACCCCGACTTCGTGGTGGTAGGCGAGACCCGCAACTACAACTGGACCATGATGCAACAGGGGGCCAAGTTCGTCGATCAGGGGGCCCGCTTTATCGCGACCAACCCCGATACCCACGGCCCCATGATGCACCCGGCCTGCGGCGCCCTGTGCGCCCCCATCGAGCGGATGACCGGCAAGAAGCCGTTCTATGTCGGCAAGCCGAGCGCCTGGATCATCCGTGCGGCGCTCAACCGGATGGAGGCCCACTCCGACGACACCATCATCATCGGCGACAACCTGCGCACCGACATTCTGGCGGGCTTTCAGGCCGGTCTCGAGACGGTGCTGGTGCTCTCCGGGGTGAGCAAGGTCGCCGACATCGACCGCATGCCGTTTCGCCCGAACCATATTTTCGACTCCGTGGTCGATATCGATATCGTCTAA
- a CDS encoding zinc-binding dehydrogenase, whose translation MNHTQAWCWHAPGEPTQLTLADLPLAPLAPDEVLVANRVIAFNPVDWKLIEYGHSHWQEGQVPGVDGMGTIMALGANVSHLRLGARVAYHTDLRHHGSFARHTRVPARALLPVPDALSDEAAAALPCPGLTAWQALAKLPRLHGEALLITGAGSSVGRFAVQLALQQGARVFASASPRHHQWLKQIGVQGVADYREPDWLATLQAANGNEPFEGIIDLVSSQQAESLLPALGYYGHMVTVLGRIPHNPLPAFAHCHSLHEIALGAQHAFGSDKQWSRLVAAGVAMMAQMASGELTLPPLVVGDFEALPTQLERFKREGQGEKFLVRVA comes from the coding sequence ATGAATCACACCCAAGCCTGGTGCTGGCATGCCCCCGGTGAACCGACCCAGCTGACCCTCGCCGATCTGCCCCTGGCACCGCTCGCCCCTGACGAGGTGCTGGTGGCAAACCGGGTTATCGCCTTCAATCCGGTGGACTGGAAGCTGATCGAATATGGCCACTCCCACTGGCAGGAGGGTCAGGTGCCCGGCGTTGATGGCATGGGCACTATCATGGCCCTCGGCGCCAACGTCAGCCATCTGCGCCTCGGTGCCCGGGTCGCCTATCACACCGACCTGCGCCACCACGGCAGCTTTGCCCGCCACACCAGGGTACCGGCCCGTGCCCTGCTGCCGGTGCCCGATGCCCTGAGTGACGAGGCCGCCGCCGCCCTGCCCTGTCCCGGTCTCACCGCTTGGCAGGCACTGGCCAAGCTGCCGCGCCTGCACGGGGAAGCACTGCTCATCACAGGTGCCGGCAGCAGTGTCGGCCGATTTGCGGTGCAACTTGCCCTCCAGCAAGGAGCGCGGGTCTTTGCCAGCGCCAGCCCACGCCACCATCAGTGGCTCAAACAGATCGGCGTGCAGGGGGTGGCCGATTATCGGGAACCAGACTGGCTGGCCACCTTGCAGGCCGCCAACGGCAACGAGCCGTTCGAGGGGATCATCGATCTGGTCTCGAGCCAACAGGCAGAGAGCCTGCTGCCCGCCCTTGGCTACTACGGCCATATGGTGACTGTGCTGGGGCGCATCCCGCACAATCCGCTGCCCGCCTTTGCCCATTGCCACTCGTTACACGAGATTGCACTGGGTGCCCAGCACGCCTTTGGCTCGGACAAACAGTGGAGCCGACTGGTCGCCGCCGGGGTCGCCATGATGGCGCAGATGGCGAGCGGCGAGCTGACCCTACCGCCGCTGGTGGTGGGCGACTTTGAGGCACTGCCTACCCAGCTCGAGCGCTTCAAGCGCGAAGGACAGGGCGAGAAGTTTCTGGTGCGAGTGGCGTAA
- a CDS encoding cation diffusion facilitator family transporter yields the protein MAHHSHVISTLVTTEKQALTLSLFGCITFAIFGISYGLFVGSNAIMLDGIFTLFSMGMTGLGLITAYLVTRPSDDRFQYGYAHFEPIANVINGSIILLLCLAALYNGVTTLLAGGREIDLGHALIYAVVSTFFCAILYRIEAQVAEQVDSELVRVDSKEWLVDTLLSATLLIGFVVAIGLDAIGYGQYNRYIDPVLVSLLALCATLIPIKVLGRNLREVLKIAPRGDVSQLVESEVEALRQRHGVECYSHLAKSGRRFDLELNILVAPGQEWPVERQDALRQELWSRLGDSLGDAWLSVCFTREKRWL from the coding sequence ATGGCTCACCACAGCCATGTTATCAGTACGCTGGTCACCACAGAGAAGCAGGCACTCACCCTGTCGCTGTTTGGCTGCATCACTTTCGCCATCTTCGGCATCAGCTACGGCCTGTTCGTCGGCTCCAATGCCATCATGCTCGATGGTATTTTCACCCTGTTCAGCATGGGCATGACGGGCCTTGGCCTCATCACAGCCTATCTTGTTACCCGCCCCTCCGATGACCGCTTCCAGTATGGCTACGCTCATTTCGAGCCCATCGCCAACGTCATCAACGGCTCCATTATTCTGCTGCTCTGTCTGGCGGCACTCTACAACGGCGTCACCACCCTGCTTGCTGGCGGACGGGAGATCGATCTCGGCCACGCCCTTATCTATGCCGTTGTCTCCACCTTCTTCTGCGCCATCCTCTACCGGATTGAAGCCCAGGTCGCCGAGCAGGTTGACTCCGAACTGGTGAGGGTCGACTCGAAGGAGTGGCTGGTGGATACCCTGCTCAGCGCCACTCTGCTTATCGGCTTTGTGGTTGCCATCGGCCTCGATGCCATCGGCTACGGCCAATACAACCGCTACATAGACCCGGTGCTGGTCTCGCTGCTGGCCCTCTGTGCCACCCTCATTCCCATCAAGGTGCTCGGTCGCAACCTGCGGGAAGTGCTGAAAATTGCCCCCAGAGGGGATGTCTCCCAACTGGTCGAGAGCGAAGTCGAGGCGCTGCGCCAGCGCCATGGCGTCGAGTGCTACAGCCATCTGGCCAAGAGCGGGCGCCGCTTCGATCTGGAATTGAACATTCTGGTGGCACCGGGCCAGGAGTGGCCGGTCGAACGGCAGGATGCCCTGCGCCAGGAGCTCTGGTCCCGCCTCGGCGATAGCCTTGGCGATGCCTGGCTGTCGGTCTGTTTCACCCGCGAAAAGCGCTGGTTGTAA
- a CDS encoding TerC family protein, translating into MELLLDPHIWIGLFTLIILEIVLGIDNLVFIAILVKKLPPAQRDKARIIGLSLALLMRLGLLSVMSWLVTLTTPILHLWDHPFSGRDLILMGGGLFLLFKATSELHERLEAKPQDDGPVGAYASFGVVIAQILVLDAVFSLDSIITAVGMVEHLGVMMAAVTIAMVVMVLASRPLTRFVNAHPTVVVLCLSFLLMIGFSLVAEGFGFHIPKGYLYAAIGFSVLIEFFNQLAQRSAMRHESKLPLRERTTAAIFKLMGSKAYQDRPDDDLDAAPAEPLSFGEEERYMVTGVLSLAERSIRTIMTPRSEMAWIDINDSSDEIRALLQREPHSLFPICDGDLDEVIGVVKARDLLFALNEGQSLSELAKQNDPIIVPQTINVIKLLAELRKAKGSLILVSDEFGVIQGLVTTHDLLEAIVGELPDEDETPDIVRDGEGWLINGSTNIHHVEQVLEHEGLVSESDEYVTLAGMLLSHFGTLPTPGQQLQLQQLNFEVIEVSERRIERVKVMPAAA; encoded by the coding sequence ATGGAATTGCTGCTGGATCCCCACATCTGGATTGGTCTGTTTACCCTGATCATTCTGGAAATCGTGCTGGGGATCGACAACCTGGTCTTTATCGCCATTCTGGTGAAAAAACTGCCCCCCGCCCAACGGGACAAGGCACGCATCATCGGCCTGTCGCTGGCCCTGCTGATGCGACTTGGGCTCTTGAGCGTCATGTCATGGCTGGTCACCCTGACCACCCCGATTTTGCACCTGTGGGATCACCCCTTCTCCGGTCGGGACCTGATCCTGATGGGAGGCGGCCTGTTCCTGCTGTTCAAGGCTACCTCCGAGCTGCATGAGCGGCTGGAAGCCAAACCCCAGGATGACGGCCCTGTCGGCGCCTACGCCAGCTTCGGCGTGGTGATCGCCCAAATTCTGGTGCTCGATGCGGTCTTCTCGCTCGACTCCATCATCACCGCCGTCGGCATGGTGGAGCACCTTGGCGTCATGATGGCCGCCGTGACCATCGCCATGGTGGTGATGGTGCTCGCCTCCAGGCCGCTGACCCGCTTCGTCAACGCCCACCCGACCGTGGTGGTGCTCTGCCTGAGCTTCCTGCTGATGATCGGTTTCAGCCTGGTGGCGGAGGGCTTTGGCTTCCATATTCCGAAGGGCTACCTCTACGCAGCCATCGGCTTCTCGGTGCTGATCGAGTTTTTCAACCAGCTGGCCCAGCGCAGCGCCATGCGTCACGAATCCAAGCTGCCCCTGCGTGAGCGCACCACCGCCGCCATCTTCAAATTGATGGGGAGCAAGGCGTATCAGGACAGACCGGATGACGATCTGGATGCCGCACCTGCCGAACCGCTCAGCTTTGGCGAGGAGGAGCGCTATATGGTGACCGGCGTGCTGTCGCTGGCCGAGCGCTCCATTCGCACCATCATGACCCCGCGCTCCGAGATGGCCTGGATCGATATCAACGACTCCAGCGACGAAATCCGTGCCCTGCTGCAGCGCGAGCCCCACAGCCTGTTCCCTATCTGTGACGGGGATCTGGACGAGGTGATCGGGGTGGTCAAGGCGCGCGACCTGCTGTTTGCCTTGAACGAAGGGCAATCCTTGAGCGAACTGGCCAAGCAGAACGACCCCATTATCGTGCCGCAGACCATCAACGTGATTAAGCTGCTGGCGGAGCTGCGCAAAGCCAAGGGGAGCCTTATTCTGGTCTCCGACGAGTTTGGCGTGATCCAGGGGCTGGTCACCACCCACGATCTGCTGGAGGCCATCGTCGGCGAGTTGCCGGACGAGGACGAAACCCCGGATATCGTGCGCGATGGCGAAGGGTGGCTGATCAACGGCAGCACCAACATCCACCATGTGGAACAGGTGCTGGAGCACGAGGGGCTGGTGAGCGAAAGCGACGAGTACGTGACCCTGGCCGGCATGCTGCTCTCCCACTTCGGCACCCTGCCCACCCCGGGTCAGCAGTTGCAACTGCAGCAGCTCAACTTCGAGGTGATCGAGGTGAGCGAGCGGCGCATCGAGCGGGTGAAAGTGATGCCCGCCGCGGCTTGA
- a CDS encoding FAD-binding and (Fe-S)-binding domain-containing protein: MIPRLDYQDSLSPTTLSFLELLGRSAFRGDIEKSYASRLAMATDNSVYQVVPQAVLYPRSADDIAVMLKLAAEPAYHTLSFFPRGGGTGTNGQSLGGGIIVDLSRHMNQIMEINLEEGWVRAQAGVVKDQLNAYLKPHGYFFSPDLSTSNRATLGGMINTDASGQGSLVYGKTSDHVLGLKAVLENGDLMATEPLTGERLADKLALENREGEIYRTLYRIGKERRADIEATFPKLNRFLTGYDLKHLYQPDTDTLDVSRVLCGSEGSLGFITEAKLNITPIPRYRTLVNVKYDSFPSALRNAPFMVEAQALSVETVDSRVLGLARADIIWHSVKELIQDVPGKDLQGLNIVEFADTDEAAHKAKVAELCRRIDALLAKGEAGIIGYQVCDHLPSIETIYAMRKKSVGLLGNAEGRKKPVAFTEDTAVPPESLADFIMEFRALLDAHGLDYGMFGHVDAGVLHVRPALDLCDPEQEVLLRRISDQVVALTAKYGGLMWGEHGKGFRSEYSPAFFGELWEELQRVKGAFDPANRINPGKICIPYGSGAELVSVDGPKRGKYDRQIPLAVRTSYTRAMDCNGNGLCFTFETDSPMCPSVKISRDRRHSPKGRAGLMREWLRQLAEQGFDPLAEEVALQSGGVRFKQLVDKVRNSWAKQRGEYDFSHEVMEAMAGCLACKACTSQCPIKVDVPDFRARFMQLYHGRYLRAPKDYFVGTVESYAPLLAKAPKLVNFFLEKEWAQKATEKSIGMVDVPLLSVPTLAESLHDNRARYFDLPGLERMSVEQRKQVVLIVQDPFTSYYDAPVVRDLVKLASKLGFQPYLLPFKPNGKPQHIKGFLRAFARTAANSAQFLNKVAALGIPMVGVDPAMVLCYRDEYAKALGSARGDFQVLLPQEWLLSLPADQLPARTDKTKSEEGSEPWYLFAHCTEKTAKPSTHGDWSTLFGRFGASLQPVSVGCCGMAGTYGHDVKQVENSKGIYGLSWADPLARLPKARCLATGYSCRSQVKRMEGEKLKHPLQALLELL; the protein is encoded by the coding sequence ATGATCCCGAGACTCGATTACCAGGACAGTTTGTCACCCACAACCCTGTCGTTCCTAGAGTTGCTAGGGCGCAGCGCCTTTCGTGGTGATATCGAAAAGTCTTATGCAAGCCGGTTGGCGATGGCGACGGACAACAGTGTCTATCAGGTAGTACCTCAAGCGGTTCTCTATCCGCGCAGTGCGGATGACATAGCAGTGATGCTCAAGCTGGCGGCGGAGCCGGCGTACCACACTCTGAGTTTTTTCCCTCGCGGTGGCGGTACCGGCACCAACGGTCAGTCATTGGGCGGCGGCATTATCGTCGATCTCTCCCGTCATATGAACCAGATCATGGAAATTAATCTGGAAGAGGGGTGGGTACGCGCCCAGGCCGGGGTGGTGAAAGACCAGCTCAATGCCTATTTGAAGCCTCACGGCTACTTCTTCTCGCCGGATCTCTCCACCTCCAACCGCGCCACTCTGGGTGGCATGATCAACACCGATGCCTCGGGGCAGGGCTCGCTGGTATACGGCAAAACCTCGGATCACGTACTGGGGCTCAAAGCCGTGCTGGAGAATGGCGACCTGATGGCGACCGAACCGCTGACCGGCGAGCGACTGGCCGACAAGCTGGCGCTGGAGAATCGGGAAGGGGAGATCTATCGCACCCTCTATCGTATCGGCAAGGAGCGCCGAGCCGACATCGAGGCGACCTTCCCCAAGCTCAACCGCTTTCTGACCGGCTACGATCTCAAGCACCTCTATCAACCCGATACCGACACGCTGGATGTGAGCCGGGTACTGTGCGGATCTGAAGGGTCTCTCGGCTTTATCACCGAAGCCAAACTCAATATCACGCCAATCCCGCGCTACCGCACCCTGGTCAACGTCAAGTACGACAGTTTCCCCTCCGCCCTGCGCAACGCCCCCTTTATGGTTGAGGCCCAAGCGCTGTCGGTGGAGACGGTGGATTCCCGGGTGCTCGGGTTGGCCCGCGCCGACATCATCTGGCATTCGGTGAAAGAACTTATTCAGGATGTGCCCGGCAAGGATCTGCAGGGGCTCAACATTGTCGAGTTTGCCGACACCGACGAAGCTGCGCACAAGGCCAAGGTAGCTGAGCTATGCCGCCGTATCGACGCGCTGCTGGCCAAGGGTGAAGCCGGGATCATCGGCTATCAGGTGTGTGATCACCTGCCGAGCATCGAGACCATCTACGCCATGCGCAAGAAGTCGGTGGGGCTGCTGGGCAACGCCGAAGGGCGCAAGAAGCCTGTGGCCTTCACCGAAGATACCGCGGTGCCGCCAGAGTCGCTGGCTGATTTCATCATGGAGTTTCGCGCCCTGCTGGACGCTCACGGCCTCGACTACGGCATGTTTGGCCACGTCGATGCCGGTGTGCTGCACGTGCGCCCGGCGCTGGATTTGTGCGATCCCGAGCAGGAGGTGCTGCTGCGCCGCATCTCCGATCAGGTGGTGGCCCTTACCGCCAAATATGGCGGTCTGATGTGGGGCGAGCATGGCAAGGGCTTTCGCTCCGAATACAGCCCCGCCTTCTTTGGCGAGCTGTGGGAAGAGCTGCAGCGGGTCAAGGGGGCGTTCGACCCGGCCAACCGCATCAACCCGGGCAAGATCTGTATCCCCTACGGTAGCGGCGCCGAGCTGGTGTCGGTGGATGGCCCCAAGCGTGGCAAGTATGACCGCCAGATCCCGCTCGCGGTGCGCACCAGCTACACCCGCGCCATGGATTGCAACGGCAACGGCCTCTGTTTCACCTTCGAGACCGACTCCCCCATGTGCCCCTCGGTCAAGATCAGCCGTGATCGCCGCCACTCCCCCAAGGGGCGGGCGGGCCTGATGCGCGAATGGTTGCGTCAGCTGGCGGAGCAGGGGTTCGATCCGCTGGCGGAAGAGGTTGCACTGCAATCCGGTGGCGTGCGCTTCAAACAGCTGGTGGACAAGGTGCGCAACAGCTGGGCCAAACAGCGAGGCGAGTATGATTTCTCCCACGAGGTGATGGAGGCGATGGCGGGCTGCCTTGCCTGCAAGGCGTGCACCAGCCAGTGCCCAATCAAGGTGGATGTGCCCGATTTTCGCGCCCGCTTTATGCAGCTCTATCACGGCCGCTACCTGCGCGCCCCCAAGGATTACTTCGTCGGCACGGTGGAGAGCTATGCGCCGCTGCTTGCCAAGGCGCCGAAGCTGGTCAACTTCTTCCTCGAAAAAGAGTGGGCCCAGAAGGCGACCGAGAAGAGTATCGGCATGGTGGATGTGCCGCTGCTCTCGGTGCCGACCCTTGCCGAGAGCCTGCACGATAACCGTGCCCGCTATTTTGATCTGCCGGGACTGGAGCGGATGAGCGTCGAGCAGCGCAAGCAGGTGGTGCTCATCGTGCAGGATCCCTTCACCAGTTATTACGACGCCCCCGTGGTGCGCGACCTGGTGAAACTCGCCAGCAAGCTCGGCTTCCAGCCCTACTTGCTGCCCTTTAAACCCAACGGTAAACCCCAGCATATCAAGGGGTTCCTGCGTGCCTTTGCCCGCACTGCAGCCAACAGCGCCCAGTTCCTCAATAAGGTAGCGGCGCTTGGCATTCCCATGGTGGGGGTGGATCCGGCCATGGTGCTTTGCTATCGCGACGAGTATGCCAAGGCGCTGGGGTCGGCTCGCGGCGATTTTCAGGTGTTGTTGCCGCAGGAGTGGCTGCTCTCGCTGCCGGCAGATCAGTTGCCTGCTCGAACCGACAAGACCAAGAGCGAGGAGGGGAGCGAGCCCTGGTATCTGTTTGCCCACTGCACCGAGAAGACCGCCAAGCCCTCCACTCACGGTGACTGGAGCACCCTGTTTGGTCGCTTCGGGGCCAGTTTGCAGCCGGTCTCTGTGGGGTGTTGCGGTATGGCGGGCACCTATGGTCACGATGTCAAACAGGTGGAGAACTCCAAGGGCATTTATGGGTTGAGCTGGGCTGACCCGCTAGCCCGTCTACCCAAAGCGCGCTGTCTGGCGACCGGCTATTCGTGCCGTAGTCAGGTC
- a CDS encoding adenosine deaminase — protein sequence MDTPIPKPVTSEHLTAAQFIAGLPKLELHLHIEGSLEPELMFELGRRNNIPLPWPDVASVRAAYDFDCLQSFLDLYYRGASVLVTEQDFFDLTWAYLERCAADKVVHVEIFFDPQTHTARGVPFATVLGGIERALQTGEREFGISWRLIMSFLRHLSEDEAFATLAEAMPFLSRIHGIGLDSGERGNPPTKFARVFAKCRELRLPVVAHAGEEGPADYIWQAINELQVCRIDHGVRSADDPELLRYLADTRLPLTVCPLSNTRLKVFGNMAQHNVLRLLEQGLCVTINSDDPAYFGGYMNANFAALADGLGATMSQLCRLSLNAVEASWLSLADKARLTREIRSYAATHGVILH from the coding sequence ATGGACACCCCGATTCCCAAGCCCGTCACATCCGAACACCTCACCGCCGCGCAATTTATCGCCGGACTGCCGAAACTGGAGCTGCACCTGCATATCGAGGGCAGCCTCGAACCCGAGCTGATGTTTGAGCTGGGCCGCCGCAATAACATCCCGCTGCCCTGGCCTGATGTGGCCAGCGTGCGCGCCGCCTATGATTTTGACTGCCTGCAATCCTTTCTCGACCTCTACTATCGCGGCGCCAGCGTGCTGGTGACCGAGCAGGATTTTTTCGACCTCACCTGGGCCTATCTTGAACGTTGCGCTGCTGACAAGGTGGTGCATGTGGAGATCTTCTTTGACCCGCAGACCCACACCGCCCGCGGCGTCCCCTTTGCTACTGTGCTGGGCGGTATCGAGCGGGCGCTGCAGACTGGGGAGCGGGAGTTTGGCATCAGCTGGCGGCTTATCATGAGCTTTTTGCGCCACCTCAGCGAGGATGAAGCGTTCGCTACGTTGGCAGAGGCTATGCCCTTCCTGTCGCGCATTCACGGCATCGGCCTCGACTCGGGGGAGAGGGGCAATCCGCCGACCAAGTTTGCCAGGGTCTTCGCCAAATGCCGCGAGCTGCGGCTGCCGGTGGTGGCCCACGCCGGCGAAGAGGGGCCTGCCGACTACATCTGGCAGGCGATCAACGAGCTGCAGGTATGCCGTATCGATCACGGAGTGCGCTCGGCCGATGATCCCGAGCTGCTGCGCTATCTGGCCGATACCCGCTTGCCGCTTACCGTCTGCCCCCTCTCCAACACCCGGCTCAAGGTGTTCGGCAATATGGCCCAGCACAATGTGCTGCGGCTGCTGGAGCAGGGGCTCTGCGTCACCATCAACTCGGACGACCCCGCCTACTTTGGCGGCTATATGAATGCCAACTTTGCGGCGCTGGCCGATGGCCTTGGCGCGACCATGAGTCAGCTATGTCGCTTGTCGCTTAATGCGGTGGAGGCGAGCTGGCTCTCTCTGGCCGACAAGGCGCGGCTGACCAGGGAGATCCGCAGTTATGCCGCGACTCACGGGGTGATCCTGCATTGA